A window of Cohnella herbarum contains these coding sequences:
- a CDS encoding GNAT family N-acetyltransferase has product MEPVRFLEGKQVYLRPIELADTDWYFAGLFDRNTRKLTGTQKHFSREQIVSYIEGKAQDSSSVLLLIVACDDDRPIGDIALQDIDRINRNANIRIAINSDNQQGKGYGTEALRLMLDYGFGILNLHRIELNVFSYNERAIHVYEKVGFKREGIQREALFYNHRYHDSILMSILEDEYRSLEKK; this is encoded by the coding sequence ATGGAACCCGTACGTTTTTTAGAAGGAAAACAAGTTTATTTACGGCCGATCGAGCTGGCCGATACCGATTGGTACTTCGCCGGTCTGTTCGACAGAAACACTAGGAAACTCACCGGTACTCAAAAGCACTTTAGCCGAGAACAAATCGTCAGCTATATCGAAGGAAAAGCACAGGACAGCTCATCCGTGCTACTGCTGATTGTCGCTTGCGACGACGATAGGCCGATTGGAGACATTGCGCTCCAAGATATCGATAGGATAAACCGTAATGCGAACATTCGTATTGCCATAAATAGCGATAATCAGCAAGGAAAAGGTTATGGTACGGAAGCGCTGCGGCTAATGTTGGATTATGGCTTCGGCATTCTCAATCTACACCGGATCGAGCTCAATGTATTTTCCTATAACGAGCGCGCGATTCATGTTTACGAGAAGGTGGGTTTCAAGCGGGAAGGGATCCAGCGCGAGGCGCTTTTCTATAATCATCGATATCACGATTCCATTCTCATGAGCATTTTGGAGGACGAGTATCGGTCATTGGAAAAGAAATAG
- a CDS encoding ABC transporter transmembrane domain-containing protein: MHFLRLMLRHLAPYKWLCVLLIFSVCFEVAYAVASPLSLKYLVDDAFTPKDFQAFLFIMALLFGGGLLNIFVSACGDYTIGKLSGEVIRKLRGELFVHLQGQSLPFYQRYKVGDLVTRFSMDMSSIENVIRFAGPMLLKESLSTLLGLSMLFAIEWKLTLAMLAGSSLMFIGPWLLQGRAEIVNLNYKEAQERFSNTIDEMVKGHKTIKGLHQQLRFRERAGKQIQDLFSFGLKLHVNNSLMERLPLTALLILNGTMIGFGGYLIFHDQMTVGGFMAFFTLFMSVGQAGSNLSFLIPKLIESKISFQRIEEIFDQQPAVPESSVPIELPESLDAIRMDRVTFGYTEGTYQLHDVSLRIENGTYAAFVGPSGSGKSTALQLLSRFYDPMQGTVFIDDYDLRVVSEGSLRKLSTLVSQDTFLFNGTIKDNLMLDNRALTAEDIVEAAKQARIHDAIVGWPAGYDTMIHNEGASLSGGERQRLSIARALLRDPKLLLLDEVTSALDPVTEADINRLLQEIRHSKTIISVTHRLASVVNADVIYVFQAGRIVESGKHEELLSRQGLYCSLWEKQNGFQLSHDGMYATVDAERLAKLPFFEEIAAPLLKDVAALFSTETCQEGDLVVQENEEGNKFYIIVRGKFEVLKHSPEAGVKRVAVLQDGDHFGEIALLKGIPRTATVKAMGPSVLLSVRREAFHQLTSEYPTILRALERSLKLRM, encoded by the coding sequence TTGCATTTCTTACGACTTATGCTGCGGCACTTGGCTCCCTATAAATGGCTGTGCGTACTATTAATATTTAGCGTTTGTTTTGAAGTCGCTTATGCCGTAGCTTCACCGCTAAGCCTGAAATATTTGGTAGACGATGCTTTTACTCCGAAGGACTTTCAGGCGTTCCTCTTCATAATGGCACTTTTGTTCGGCGGGGGACTCTTAAACATATTTGTCAGCGCCTGCGGCGATTACACCATTGGAAAGCTGAGCGGCGAAGTTATTCGGAAGCTGAGAGGCGAGCTGTTCGTCCATCTCCAGGGGCAGTCGCTCCCATTCTATCAACGGTATAAAGTCGGAGATCTCGTCACTCGTTTCTCGATGGATATGTCCTCCATCGAGAATGTGATTCGCTTTGCGGGTCCGATGCTTCTGAAGGAGTCATTAAGTACTCTGCTTGGACTCAGTATGCTGTTCGCAATCGAATGGAAGCTCACGCTAGCGATGCTGGCCGGTTCTTCGTTGATGTTCATAGGTCCTTGGTTGCTGCAAGGTCGGGCCGAAATCGTGAATCTGAACTACAAAGAAGCCCAGGAGCGATTCTCTAATACGATTGATGAAATGGTCAAGGGGCACAAAACCATTAAAGGCTTGCATCAGCAACTTAGATTTAGAGAACGGGCCGGTAAACAAATCCAAGATTTGTTTTCGTTCGGATTGAAGCTGCACGTCAACAATTCCTTGATGGAGCGATTGCCCTTAACCGCATTGCTCATTCTAAACGGGACGATGATCGGCTTCGGCGGGTATTTGATATTCCATGACCAAATGACCGTCGGTGGGTTTATGGCCTTCTTTACCTTGTTCATGAGCGTAGGCCAGGCAGGCTCCAACTTATCGTTCCTTATTCCCAAACTTATCGAATCGAAAATAAGCTTCCAACGCATCGAAGAGATATTCGATCAGCAGCCGGCCGTTCCCGAATCGTCCGTCCCCATAGAGCTTCCCGAATCCTTAGATGCTATACGGATGGACCGAGTTACCTTCGGTTATACCGAGGGAACTTATCAATTGCATGACGTCAGCCTGCGTATTGAAAATGGCACGTACGCCGCTTTCGTAGGGCCGAGCGGTTCGGGTAAAAGTACGGCGTTGCAGTTGCTTTCCCGATTCTACGATCCCATGCAAGGGACCGTCTTCATAGACGACTATGATCTGCGCGTCGTAAGCGAGGGTTCCTTACGAAAGCTGTCTACGTTGGTTAGTCAGGATACCTTCTTATTTAACGGGACAATTAAGGATAATCTAATGCTGGATAATAGGGCATTAACGGCTGAGGATATCGTAGAAGCGGCCAAGCAGGCGAGAATCCATGACGCGATAGTCGGTTGGCCTGCGGGATATGATACGATGATTCACAATGAAGGCGCATCTTTATCGGGAGGAGAACGGCAGCGCCTATCGATCGCGAGGGCGCTCTTAAGAGATCCGAAGCTGCTTCTGCTCGACGAGGTAACGTCTGCGCTCGATCCGGTTACGGAAGCCGACATTAATCGGTTACTCCAAGAAATTCGTCACAGCAAAACGATAATTTCAGTCACCCATCGGTTAGCGTCGGTCGTCAACGCCGATGTCATCTATGTCTTCCAAGCGGGTCGAATCGTCGAGTCGGGTAAACACGAGGAGTTATTAAGTCGACAAGGACTCTACTGCAGCCTATGGGAGAAACAGAACGGATTTCAGCTATCCCATGACGGAATGTATGCTACGGTCGATGCGGAGAGGCTCGCTAAACTGCCTTTTTTCGAAGAGATTGCCGCTCCGCTGTTGAAAGACGTTGCCGCGCTATTCTCGACAGAAACGTGCCAAGAGGGAGACTTGGTCGTGCAAGAGAATGAAGAAGGAAATAAATTTTACATCATTGTCCGCGGCAAGTTCGAAGTACTGAAGCATTCGCCCGAGGCGGGGGTGAAGCGGGTAGCCGTTCTGCAAGACGGCGATCACTTTGGCGAAATTGCCTTGTTGAAGGGCATTCCCCGAACCGCTACGGTTAAAGCGATGGGGCCTTCCGTGCTATTATCCGTAAGAAGGGAAGCTTTCCATCAATTGACTTCCGAATATCCAACCATTCTTAGAGCCTTGGAACGCTCATTGAAACTGAGAATGTGA
- a CDS encoding GNAT family N-acetyltransferase translates to MLAHYRNCQSDEDYAQFTLYFIRNRKDFNRQFSLADALVHVLESIPNSCIILITDKIGAMIGWGHYRYLNSENEFDPAGEIVFVNSVIVHPSYRGGRLFIQGFRYMVQQIVSENGAVKYFQFCAQIDNLYLNRLYAKFSRVIGQREGYYGIENVYSADIGQLLQYLNGSPDPSKVH, encoded by the coding sequence ATGCTTGCTCATTACCGAAATTGCCAAAGTGATGAGGATTATGCCCAGTTCACTTTATATTTTATCCGCAACCGCAAAGACTTTAACCGCCAATTCTCACTTGCAGATGCACTTGTACATGTACTGGAATCCATTCCTAACTCCTGCATTATTTTAATCACGGACAAGATAGGCGCAATGATAGGTTGGGGGCATTATCGCTATCTCAACAGTGAGAATGAGTTCGATCCTGCAGGCGAAATCGTTTTTGTCAATTCGGTCATTGTTCACCCCTCCTATCGCGGCGGCCGCCTCTTTATTCAAGGGTTCCGCTATATGGTACAACAAATCGTCTCAGAGAATGGTGCCGTTAAATATTTTCAATTTTGCGCGCAGATCGACAACCTCTATCTTAATCGACTGTATGCAAAGTTTTCCCGCGTCATTGGACAAAGAGAAGGCTACTATGGAATAGAAAATGTCTATTCCGCGGATATAGGACAACTGCTTCAGTATCTGAATGGAAGCCCTGATCCAAGTAAGGTACACTAG
- a CDS encoding helix-turn-helix domain-containing protein, with translation MNKLSELDVFGRLLNDALQIPVFVVRPGREIESEYADHSLRANPYFASIRDQIAGYAFALHAAEHPIYFTRSRLQYFFVNALDEDRFAGTLVVGPFLHETPLDGGQWNEMIDTLHEGNRSRLLELYEAVPVVLPERVRAMSLMIHYAIHRKLADPSADLPADGVPIAEPVAERQAPDVELSRSRSSGLLHANLSHERVLLHYVRGGEKERIRTFVMESMIGEEEFGVLAKRSKLRSEKNLKITGIALICRAAIEGGMHEEDALTLSDYYIQRLEETNTLSEADTVTVEALFDFVDRVAEVRRGHYSLAVQDCLNEIANHLYGEITLDRLAERTRLSPNYLSGLFKKEIGLTISEYVQRERIEEAKKLLTLTDYPIADIAAWLNFNDQSYFNKVFKRWQGMTPRAYRQSDRRPGRVSSKKNKIYF, from the coding sequence ATGAATAAGCTCTCAGAGCTGGATGTCTTTGGCCGTCTTCTCAATGACGCGCTTCAAATACCTGTTTTTGTCGTCCGTCCGGGAAGGGAGATTGAATCGGAATACGCCGATCATTCGCTTCGCGCGAATCCGTACTTCGCATCGATTCGCGATCAGATCGCCGGTTACGCATTTGCGCTGCATGCGGCTGAGCATCCGATCTATTTTACCCGTTCCCGTTTACAATATTTCTTCGTGAACGCGCTCGACGAAGACCGGTTTGCAGGCACGCTCGTCGTAGGTCCTTTCTTGCATGAGACGCCGCTCGACGGCGGCCAATGGAACGAGATGATAGATACCCTGCATGAGGGAAATCGGAGCCGGCTTCTGGAATTGTACGAAGCGGTTCCGGTGGTACTCCCGGAGCGCGTTCGCGCGATGAGTCTGATGATCCACTATGCGATTCACCGGAAGCTCGCGGATCCATCGGCGGATCTTCCGGCAGACGGCGTGCCGATAGCGGAACCGGTCGCGGAGAGGCAAGCGCCGGACGTAGAGTTGTCCCGAAGCCGCAGCAGCGGCTTGCTTCACGCGAATTTGTCTCACGAACGCGTTCTGCTGCATTACGTGCGCGGCGGGGAGAAGGAACGAATTCGAACCTTCGTCATGGAATCCATGATCGGCGAGGAAGAGTTCGGCGTGCTTGCCAAACGCAGCAAGCTCCGCAGCGAGAAGAATCTGAAGATTACGGGGATCGCGTTAATCTGCCGTGCGGCGATCGAAGGAGGCATGCACGAAGAGGATGCCCTAACGCTGAGCGACTATTACATTCAGAGGCTGGAGGAGACGAATACGCTGTCCGAGGCGGACACGGTCACGGTAGAGGCATTGTTCGATTTCGTCGACCGGGTGGCGGAGGTCCGTCGAGGCCATTACTCGCTAGCCGTTCAAGATTGTCTGAATGAGATCGCCAACCATTTGTACGGCGAAATCACGCTCGATCGGCTGGCGGAGCGCACTCGTCTCAGCCCGAACTACTTGTCCGGTCTGTTCAAGAAGGAGATCGGTTTGACGATATCCGAGTACGTCCAACGCGAACGGATCGAGGAAGCGAAGAAGCTGCTCACGCTGACCGACTATCCGATCGCCGACATCGCGGCATGGCTGAACTTTAACGACCAGAGCTATTTCAACAAGGTGTTCAAGAGATGGCAAGGGATGACGCCGAGAGCTTATCGGCAGTCCGATCGGCGTCCGGGGCGAGTAAGTTCAAAAAAGAACAAAATTTATTTCTAG
- a CDS encoding SDR family NAD(P)-dependent oxidoreductase: MLDNKIAIVTGAGSGIGRASSLKMAGYGAKIVAVDFNEASGQETVRLIQEQGGEAIFVQADVSNSDDVQRYVNAAVDSYGRIDIFFNNAGVVQKFSKLADTDENEFDRVINVNVRGVFLGMKYVLKVMEKQGSGAIINTASTAGVKSEHSASAYSASKHAVVGLTKGAAIEYVKQGIRVNGICPGGVETALTKGVEQAFMSGGYVPEEVGNMRMGRYAKPDELAEMVSFLASDRASYMTGSIVLVDGGLTL; this comes from the coding sequence ATGTTGGACAATAAAATCGCAATCGTAACAGGAGCAGGAAGCGGCATCGGCCGTGCAAGCAGCTTAAAAATGGCAGGTTACGGCGCGAAGATCGTTGCCGTCGATTTCAACGAAGCATCTGGCCAGGAGACCGTTCGTCTTATTCAAGAGCAAGGCGGCGAAGCGATCTTCGTGCAGGCCGACGTATCGAATAGCGACGATGTTCAGCGTTACGTCAACGCGGCAGTGGATTCTTACGGGCGGATCGATATTTTCTTCAATAACGCCGGCGTCGTACAGAAGTTCTCGAAGCTCGCCGACACAGACGAGAACGAGTTCGATCGGGTGATCAACGTTAATGTCCGGGGCGTCTTCCTCGGCATGAAATATGTTCTAAAAGTGATGGAAAAGCAAGGAAGCGGAGCGATCATTAACACCGCGTCAACCGCTGGAGTTAAGAGCGAGCATAGCGCCTCCGCTTATTCCGCGAGCAAGCACGCAGTTGTCGGCCTGACGAAAGGCGCGGCGATCGAATACGTGAAGCAAGGCATCCGCGTCAACGGCATCTGTCCGGGCGGCGTTGAGACGGCTCTCACGAAGGGCGTCGAGCAGGCGTTCATGTCGGGCGGATACGTGCCGGAGGAAGTCGGCAATATGCGCATGGGGCGCTATGCGAAGCCGGATGAGCTCGCGGAGATGGTCTCGTTCCTCGCATCCGATCGCGCCAGCTACATGACGGGCTCCATCGTCCTCGTTGACGGCGGGCTCACGCTCTAA
- a CDS encoding SDR family NAD(P)-dependent oxidoreductase, with protein sequence MKLQDRVAIITGGASGIGRGIAHAMAKEGAKIVIVDINEEQGRATEQELNEISHGKFIKANITERSELKRIVDETVQAYGKINVLVNNAHVSKQVRFAETTPEDLALSFDTSFYPTFFLMQLVYPYLKETKGSVVNFASGAGLSGMPTQAAYASAKEAIRGLSRVAANEWGADGINVNCISPIALSPGVKKWSELFPAEYHAMVDSVPLRRMGDCEQDIGRVAVFLASDDSSYMTGQTLMVDGGSIMLR encoded by the coding sequence ATGAAACTTCAAGATAGGGTAGCGATTATTACCGGCGGCGCCTCCGGCATCGGGAGGGGTATTGCTCATGCGATGGCCAAGGAAGGCGCTAAGATCGTCATCGTAGACATTAACGAGGAACAAGGGCGCGCTACGGAACAAGAGCTTAATGAAATCAGCCATGGAAAATTCATTAAAGCGAATATTACCGAACGATCCGAGCTTAAGCGCATCGTAGACGAAACCGTGCAAGCCTATGGCAAAATCAACGTTCTCGTCAATAACGCGCATGTGTCCAAACAAGTGAGGTTTGCCGAGACGACTCCGGAGGACCTCGCGCTCTCGTTCGATACCAGCTTTTATCCTACCTTCTTCTTAATGCAACTGGTCTATCCGTATCTTAAAGAAACGAAAGGATCGGTCGTTAACTTCGCCTCCGGCGCGGGACTTAGCGGCATGCCGACGCAAGCGGCTTACGCTTCCGCGAAGGAAGCGATTCGCGGGCTGTCGCGAGTAGCGGCCAACGAATGGGGCGCCGACGGCATTAACGTCAACTGCATCAGTCCGATCGCCTTGTCTCCGGGCGTGAAGAAGTGGAGCGAGCTGTTCCCTGCCGAGTATCACGCGATGGTCGATTCCGTTCCGTTGAGACGGATGGGCGACTGCGAACAAGATATCGGACGGGTTGCCGTATTCTTGGCGAGCGACGACTCCAGTTACATGACGGGTCAGACGCTAATGGTCGACGGCGGGTCTATTATGTTGCGGTAA
- a CDS encoding DUF1796 family putative cysteine peptidase, giving the protein MKWTDGAGAYGAYVSLGSTCQTAYQLRRLQLRKFAGPLDWFISRDAANVSRLIRNRFEGFMEFDRLQVLGTDADQHVVGDNGHQVISYHDFPLRYHWIDTYPDFKQKVDRRIKALISAAKKGSICFIRTDTSKSDAQRLHAALGKIVPGKFRLLVVNETNDYHEVTHGDWGLRHVASVWVPRGRDWRGSDLAWDQIMNGFTLKSGESEAVTAPLDNTKRKNAKTHSWRFCVSCFAHRTYRCKSGRGRPRMFLLADQFDFAAEVAERLKRLRSGADGAGRPEGVGHIGPSLAAGRQGRTAEHSVQ; this is encoded by the coding sequence ATGAAATGGACGGACGGTGCGGGGGCTTACGGCGCTTATGTTAGCTTGGGTTCGACTTGTCAAACCGCTTATCAGTTAAGAAGACTTCAGCTAAGGAAATTCGCCGGTCCGCTGGATTGGTTTATCTCGCGCGACGCTGCAAACGTATCCAGATTAATCCGGAATCGGTTTGAAGGGTTTATGGAATTCGACCGTCTTCAGGTTCTGGGTACCGATGCGGATCAACACGTCGTAGGAGATAACGGACATCAAGTCATCTCTTACCATGATTTCCCTTTGCGATACCACTGGATAGATACTTATCCCGATTTCAAGCAAAAAGTCGACCGTCGCATTAAAGCTCTGATATCGGCGGCTAAGAAGGGGTCGATCTGTTTTATTAGAACCGATACTTCCAAGAGCGATGCTCAGCGACTGCACGCCGCCTTAGGAAAGATCGTACCCGGTAAATTCCGGCTGCTGGTCGTGAACGAAACGAATGACTACCACGAGGTGACGCATGGGGATTGGGGACTTCGGCATGTCGCTTCCGTTTGGGTGCCTAGAGGAAGAGATTGGAGGGGCTCCGACCTTGCATGGGATCAGATCATGAACGGGTTTACGCTGAAATCGGGGGAGTCTGAAGCAGTCACGGCTCCCTTAGATAACACGAAACGCAAAAACGCCAAGACGCATTCTTGGCGTTTTTGCGTTTCGTGTTTTGCGCATCGGACGTACAGATGCAAATCGGGAAGGGGACGTCCCCGTATGTTTTTACTTGCGGATCAGTTCGACTTCGCCGCTGAGGTAGCGGAGCGCCTCAAACGTCTGCGAAGCGGAGCGGATGGCGCCGGCCGCCCAGAAGGAGTCGGGCACATCGGACCAAGCTTGGCCGCCGGCCGGCAAGGACGGACGGCCGAGCACTCGGTTCAATAG